TAATAACAAAATGAGAGGCTCCTTGTAGTGACGGAATGAGAGGCTCCTTGTAGTGACGGAATGGGAGGCTCCTTGTAGTGACGGAATGAGAGGCTCCTTGTAGTGACGAATGGGAGGCTCCTTGTAGTGACGGAATGGGAGGCTCCTTGTAGTGACGAAAGGAAGGAAACCCTTGTTGTCATTGCGAGCGCAGCGTGGCAATCTCATATTTTATTATATAAATCAGTCCATTTCATATTCAACGTATTAATCAGATCAACCTTCTTGTGTCGTGTGCCGGATTTTAACTGCTTTTCTCGTAATATTGCATTTTCCGGATCATCATATACTTCATAATAGACCAATTTAACGATATTATATCTTTTCGAAAATCCATCTATTAATTTCTCTTTATGCTGAAAAACCCGTT
This window of the Syntrophorhabdaceae bacterium genome carries:
- a CDS encoding GIY-YIG nuclease family protein — its product is MKKQYYVYIMTNQYNKVLYTGVTSDLKKRVFQHKEKLIDGFSKRYNIVKLVYYEVYDDPENAILREKQLKSGTRHKKVDLINTLNMKWTDLYNKI